The Chthoniobacterales bacterium genome contains a region encoding:
- a CDS encoding aconitate hydratase, with translation MSDAFSTVRTFTTGDGKEGKYFSLPALEEAGVGPISRLPISIRIVLESVLRNCDGKKVTPKDVETLANWNAKSPALEEIPFVVARIVLQDFTGVPLLVDLAAMRSAVNKLGKNAGVIEPLVPVDLVVDHSVQVDFFGSADALRQNLAIEFARNRERYQFLKWGQQAFETFGVVPPGIGIVHQVNLEYLAKGVLEKGGFYYPDTLVGTDSHTTMINGLGVVGWGVGGIEAEAGMLGQPVYFLTPEVVGVNLTGSLKEGVTATDLVLRVTEMLRKQKVVGKFVEFFGEGAAALSVTDRATIANMAPEYGATMGFFGVDEETVAYLKGTGRSEELCATFETYYKAQGLWGIPRVGEVDYTVELSLDLGTIVPGVAGPKRPQDRINLPELKSTFEGLIEKTVADGGYGKKAEDMAVKIPVHINGASAGTEPELLSTDSKGAGHMTEGEPLSKEEMTTNRPTGDKVSDYPSPYKTADVTVGNGTVLIAAITSCTNTSNPSVMLGAALLAKKAVEKGLTVNPFVKTSLGPGSRVVTDYLEKTGLQPYFDKLGFQTVGYGCTTCIGNSGPLHPALEEAITKNDLVAASVLSGNRNFEARVHQNIRANFLMSPPLVVAFALAGTVDIDLSSEPIGKGSDGADVYLTDIWPTLGEIRDAMASALKPEVFRKLYTDFAEQNPKWNEIPSSTGAIYEWDEASTYIQEPPFFTSFGMQPGTIAEITGARPLGIFGDSVTTDHISPAGAIKKTSPAGKFLLENGVAVEDFNSYGSRRGNDRVMTRGTFANVRIKNTMVPGIEGGYTLYFGARDVPAPDKEISTDKAGAKPTFIYDACMAYKEEGTPLIILAGQEYGTGSSRDWAAKGTCLLGVKAVVAQSFERIHRSNLCGMGVLPLQFPEGVSAATLGLDGTETYDVVGLSDEITPRQDVTLRITKADGTVVDQTVMLRIDTPIEVDYYRHGGILPFVLREIVATQT, from the coding sequence ATGTCTGACGCATTTTCGACGGTTCGCACGTTTACTACGGGGGATGGCAAAGAGGGCAAATACTTCTCGCTGCCGGCATTGGAGGAAGCGGGCGTCGGGCCGATCTCGCGGCTGCCCATCTCGATTCGGATCGTTCTCGAGAGCGTGCTGCGCAACTGCGATGGCAAAAAGGTCACGCCGAAGGACGTCGAAACGCTCGCGAACTGGAATGCCAAATCGCCCGCGCTGGAGGAAATCCCCTTCGTCGTCGCGCGTATCGTCCTGCAGGATTTCACCGGCGTGCCACTCCTTGTGGACCTCGCCGCCATGCGCAGCGCCGTCAACAAGCTCGGCAAGAATGCCGGAGTGATTGAACCGCTCGTCCCCGTCGATCTCGTGGTCGACCACTCCGTGCAGGTCGACTTCTTCGGCAGCGCCGACGCCCTCAGGCAAAACCTCGCGATCGAGTTCGCCCGCAACCGCGAGCGCTACCAGTTCCTCAAGTGGGGCCAGCAAGCCTTCGAGACCTTCGGCGTGGTGCCTCCCGGCATCGGCATCGTTCACCAGGTGAATCTCGAGTATCTCGCCAAGGGCGTGCTCGAAAAGGGCGGCTTCTACTATCCCGACACCCTCGTCGGCACGGACTCCCACACGACCATGATCAACGGCCTCGGCGTCGTCGGCTGGGGCGTGGGCGGCATCGAGGCAGAGGCCGGCATGCTCGGCCAGCCCGTGTATTTTCTCACGCCCGAAGTCGTCGGCGTGAATCTTACCGGCTCGCTGAAGGAAGGCGTCACCGCGACCGACCTCGTGCTCCGCGTGACCGAAATGCTCCGCAAGCAGAAGGTCGTCGGCAAATTTGTCGAGTTCTTCGGCGAAGGCGCCGCCGCGCTCTCGGTCACCGACCGCGCGACCATCGCCAACATGGCTCCGGAATACGGCGCGACGATGGGCTTCTTCGGCGTGGACGAGGAGACCGTCGCCTACCTCAAGGGCACCGGCCGCAGCGAAGAGCTTTGCGCGACCTTCGAGACCTACTACAAGGCGCAGGGCCTCTGGGGCATTCCGCGCGTCGGCGAAGTCGATTACACCGTCGAACTCTCGCTCGATCTCGGCACCATCGTTCCCGGCGTCGCCGGCCCGAAGCGCCCGCAGGACCGCATCAACCTCCCCGAGCTCAAGTCGACCTTCGAAGGCCTCATCGAGAAGACCGTCGCCGACGGCGGTTACGGCAAAAAGGCCGAGGACATGGCGGTGAAGATTCCCGTGCACATCAACGGCGCCAGCGCCGGCACCGAGCCCGAATTGCTTTCCACCGACTCCAAGGGCGCCGGCCACATGACCGAAGGCGAACCGCTCTCCAAGGAGGAAATGACCACCAATCGCCCGACCGGCGACAAGGTGAGCGACTACCCCTCGCCCTACAAGACGGCCGACGTGACCGTGGGCAACGGCACCGTGCTCATCGCGGCCATCACGAGCTGCACGAACACGAGCAACCCGTCCGTCATGCTCGGCGCGGCGCTGCTCGCGAAGAAGGCCGTCGAAAAGGGCCTGACGGTGAACCCGTTCGTGAAGACCTCGCTTGGGCCCGGCTCGCGCGTCGTCACCGACTACCTCGAAAAGACCGGCCTCCAGCCCTATTTCGATAAGCTCGGCTTCCAAACGGTGGGCTACGGCTGCACGACCTGCATCGGCAACTCCGGCCCGCTCCATCCTGCGCTCGAGGAGGCGATCACGAAGAACGACCTCGTCGCCGCGTCCGTCCTCTCGGGCAACCGCAACTTCGAGGCCCGCGTGCACCAGAACATCCGCGCAAACTTCCTCATGTCGCCGCCGCTCGTCGTCGCCTTCGCGCTCGCCGGCACGGTGGACATCGACCTCAGCAGCGAGCCGATCGGCAAGGGCAGCGACGGTGCGGACGTCTACTTGACGGACATCTGGCCGACCCTCGGCGAGATCCGCGACGCGATGGCCTCCGCCCTCAAACCCGAGGTCTTCCGCAAGCTCTACACCGACTTTGCCGAGCAGAATCCGAAGTGGAACGAGATCCCCTCCTCCACCGGCGCGATCTACGAATGGGACGAAGCGAGCACCTACATCCAGGAGCCGCCGTTCTTCACGAGCTTCGGCATGCAGCCCGGCACGATCGCCGAGATCACCGGCGCCCGCCCGCTTGGCATCTTCGGCGACAGCGTCACGACGGACCACATTTCGCCCGCTGGTGCGATCAAGAAGACCAGCCCGGCCGGCAAGTTCCTCCTCGAGAACGGCGTCGCCGTCGAGGACTTCAACAGCTACGGCTCCCGCCGCGGCAACGATCGCGTGATGACCCGCGGCACGTTCGCAAATGTCCGCATCAAGAACACGATGGTCCCCGGCATCGAAGGCGGCTACACGCTCTACTTCGGCGCCAGGGACGTGCCCGCGCCGGACAAGGAAATCTCCACCGACAAGGCCGGCGCGAAGCCGACCTTCATCTACGACGCCTGCATGGCCTACAAGGAAGAGGGCACGCCGCTCATCATCCTCGCCGGCCAGGAATACGGCACCGGTTCCAGCCGCGACTGGGCCGCGAAAGGCACCTGCCTCCTCGGCGTGAAGGCCGTGGTCGCGCAGAGCTTCGAGCGCATTCACCGCAGCAACCTCTGCGGCATGGGCGTCCTCCCGCTGCAATTCCCGGAAGGCGTGAGCGCCGCAACGCTCGGCCTCGATGGCACGGAGACCTACGACGTGGTCGGCCTGTCCGACGAAATCACGCCGCGCCAGGACGTCACGCTGCGCATCACCAAGGCCGACGGCACCGTTGTCGATCAGACCGTGATGCTGCGCATCGACACCCCGATCGAGGTGGATTACTACCGCCACGGCGGCATCCTGCCCTTCGTCCTCCGCGAAATCGTCGCGACCCAGACGTAA